In a genomic window of Deinococcus carri:
- the ftsH gene encoding ATP-dependent zinc metalloprotease FtsH: protein MKRAAWGWGLAAGAVVVLLLINAVSPRSQTGDLSVTEFVSALRTGQIQSANVQYQSNTVLLDGLLKSGGHYRTRTLVSDPVVALNRLQAAGVSVTYAPANRLSPLALFSGLLTTLLIVGLLLLLFRNRGGGGTDAASSFGKSKAAVISEGQVKLTFQDVAGCDEAKQDLQEVVDFLRHPERYHQLGARIPHGVLLVGPPGSGKTLLAKAVAGEARVPYFSISGSDFVEMFVGVGAARVRDLFEQARKSAPCIVFIDEIDAVGRKRGVNLQGGNDEREQTLNQLLVEMDGFSSGQEVIILAATNRPDVLDAALLRPGRFDRQVVVDAPDVRGREMILRIHARKKPLDPSVDLGIIARRTAGMVGADLENLLNEAALGAARAGRSRIVMRDVEEARDRVLMGPERRSLVVREADRKVTAYHEVGHALAAQLLPHADKAHKLTIVPRGRSLGSALYTPEDRMHHTRAALLDRICVALAGHAAEEVATGQVTTGAANDFQQATGLARRMVTEWGMSDVGQLALAQESSSYLGYGPQQGAYSDHTAERIDAELARILNGQYERAVALLTEHAHVLHRLTDALMVRESLSGEDVQTVLAGGTLEGPAAPSPDDDGPAPQPGLSPTPA, encoded by the coding sequence ATGAAACGGGCCGCCTGGGGGTGGGGCCTGGCCGCCGGCGCGGTGGTGGTGCTGCTGCTGATCAATGCCGTCAGCCCCCGGTCGCAGACGGGCGACCTGTCCGTGACCGAATTTGTCTCGGCGCTGCGGACCGGGCAGATACAGAGCGCCAACGTGCAGTACCAGAGCAACACGGTGCTGCTCGACGGCCTGCTGAAAAGCGGCGGGCACTACCGCACCCGCACCCTGGTGAGCGACCCGGTGGTGGCCCTGAACCGTCTTCAGGCCGCCGGGGTCAGCGTGACCTATGCCCCCGCCAACCGCCTGAGTCCCCTGGCGCTGTTCAGCGGGCTGCTGACCACGCTGCTGATCGTGGGCCTGCTGCTGCTGCTGTTTCGCAACCGGGGCGGGGGCGGCACCGACGCCGCGAGCAGTTTCGGGAAGTCGAAGGCGGCGGTCATCAGCGAGGGGCAGGTGAAGCTGACCTTCCAGGACGTCGCCGGCTGCGACGAGGCCAAGCAGGATTTGCAGGAAGTCGTCGACTTCCTGCGCCACCCCGAGCGCTACCACCAGCTCGGTGCCCGCATCCCCCACGGTGTCCTGCTGGTCGGCCCCCCCGGCTCCGGCAAGACCCTGCTCGCCAAGGCCGTCGCGGGCGAGGCCCGCGTCCCCTACTTCTCCATCTCCGGCTCCGACTTCGTCGAGATGTTCGTCGGCGTCGGGGCCGCCCGCGTCCGCGACCTGTTCGAGCAGGCGCGCAAAAGCGCGCCCTGCATCGTCTTCATCGACGAAATCGACGCCGTCGGCCGCAAACGCGGCGTCAACCTCCAGGGCGGCAACGACGAACGCGAGCAGACCCTCAACCAGCTCCTCGTCGAGATGGACGGCTTCTCCAGCGGCCAGGAGGTCATCATCCTCGCCGCCACCAACCGCCCCGATGTCCTCGACGCCGCATTGCTGCGTCCCGGGCGCTTCGACCGCCAGGTGGTGGTGGACGCCCCCGACGTGCGGGGGCGTGAGATGATTCTGCGCATCCATGCCCGCAAGAAGCCCCTGGACCCCTCGGTGGACCTGGGCATCATCGCCAGAAGGACCGCGGGAATGGTGGGGGCGGACTTGGAGAACCTGCTGAACGAGGCGGCGCTGGGGGCAGCGCGTGCGGGCCGGTCCAGAATCGTGATGCGGGATGTGGAGGAGGCGCGCGACCGGGTGCTGATGGGACCGGAACGCCGCTCGCTGGTGGTGCGGGAAGCGGACCGCAAGGTGACGGCCTACCACGAGGTCGGCCATGCCCTCGCCGCTCAGCTTCTGCCCCATGCGGACAAGGCGCACAAGCTGACCATCGTGCCGCGGGGGCGCTCGCTGGGGTCGGCGCTGTACACGCCGGAAGACCGGATGCACCACACGCGCGCGGCCCTGCTCGACCGCATCTGCGTGGCGCTGGCCGGGCACGCCGCCGAGGAGGTGGCGACCGGGCAAGTCACGACCGGGGCCGCGAACGACTTCCAGCAGGCGACCGGGCTGGCCCGCCGCATGGTGACGGAATGGGGCATGAGCGACGTGGGGCAGCTCGCGCTGGCGCAGGAAAGCAGCAGCTACCTGGGCTACGGCCCGCAGCAGGGGGCCTACAGCGACCACACCGCCGAGCGCATCGACGCCGAACTCGCCCGCATCCTCAACGGACAGTACGAGCGGGCGGTGGCCCTGCTCACCGAACATGCCCACGTGCTGCACCGCCTTACCGACGCGCTGATGGTGCGCGAGTCGCTCAGCGGCGAGGACGTGCAGACCGTGCTGGCGGGCGGTACGCTGGAAGGCCCCGCCGCGCCCTCGCCGGACGACGACGGCCCCGCGCCGCAGCCGGGCCTCTCGCCGACGCCGGCTTGA
- a CDS encoding S8 family peptidase: MKKTKAILLLGAALTLGSATTAGAQVLSPTLLERAKRGDQSTVGVIVRFKFANDARGRALFKTARQQLTARIAQLGPAAGFINQAINSGRATQLWLDQSIYLPMTPVQARVLATLPFVESIFENFKVQVPRAVALSAASAPAGTPWHLQKVGAPQAWAAGFRGQNVRIGHLDTGIDPNHRELAGKLAAFAEFNAEGDRVQSQPHDTVQHGTHTAGLLVGSDVGVAPQAKLISALVLPNNEGTFAQVIAGMQYVLDPDNNADTDDGADVVNMSLGIPGTYDEFIVPVQNMIKAGVVPVFAIGNFGPGSATTGSPGNLPDAIGVGAVDQNGQVASFSSRGPVAWQGKINGVFVKPDIAAPGVAITSTFPNGGYGALSGSSQASPIAAGAVALLLSAKPGTSVDAIKNALFTSASNAGSKNNNVGYGLISVPGALGKLGVTTGGGQPAPTPAPTPTPAPTPAPTPAPTPVPQPQPTPQPQPTPQPAPAQPTGPAGYTLCAVEGGTCTNVANKQMAFGTAGKYVFGTNDASPNVACTVQEWGGNDPASGVRKGCFVKNTAGTPAPAPTPAPTPAPQPPASGKKPTVLLVDDDMGQGADVTGALRDAIKANAASGGAFVWNTQTMGAVPLGEMQKADIVVWASGEQYQNTLTAADQNTLRQYLSGGGRLLVTGQDIGYDLGTGDFYQSVLKTRFVADSSGTPKFVTSGAFGNTAFTLNAQGSAGNQYYPDVLADLNGSQVVASWGSANANAGTITAQSIKVDRNKGRAQQKVQDPRGLVERLAASVIGSILNQVFSGQTQTQRPRVTAQNAAENAGAIVINDAGKYRTVNMGFGMEGLTPGSRNLLMKTSFDWLMR; encoded by the coding sequence ATGAAGAAAACAAAGGCCATCTTGCTCCTGGGTGCGGCCCTCACGCTGGGGAGCGCTACCACGGCGGGCGCGCAGGTGCTGTCCCCGACCCTGCTGGAGCGCGCCAAACGCGGCGACCAGAGCACGGTCGGCGTAATCGTACGCTTCAAGTTCGCCAACGACGCGCGCGGGCGTGCCCTGTTCAAGACGGCCCGCCAGCAGCTCACGGCGCGCATCGCGCAGCTCGGCCCCGCCGCCGGGTTCATCAACCAGGCGATCAACTCGGGCCGGGCCACCCAGCTGTGGCTCGACCAGAGCATCTACCTGCCCATGACCCCGGTGCAGGCGCGCGTGCTGGCAACGCTGCCCTTCGTGGAGTCCATCTTCGAGAACTTCAAGGTGCAGGTTCCCCGCGCCGTGGCCCTGAGCGCCGCCTCCGCCCCCGCCGGCACCCCCTGGCACCTCCAGAAGGTCGGGGCACCGCAGGCCTGGGCCGCGGGCTTCCGGGGCCAGAATGTCCGCATCGGGCACCTGGACACCGGCATCGACCCCAACCACCGCGAACTCGCGGGGAAGCTGGCGGCCTTTGCCGAGTTCAATGCCGAGGGTGACCGGGTACAGAGCCAGCCGCACGACACCGTGCAGCACGGCACCCACACGGCGGGCCTGCTGGTGGGCAGCGACGTGGGCGTGGCCCCCCAGGCCAAACTCATCAGCGCGCTGGTGCTGCCCAACAACGAGGGCACCTTCGCGCAGGTGATCGCCGGGATGCAGTACGTGCTGGACCCCGACAACAACGCCGACACCGACGACGGGGCCGACGTGGTGAACATGAGCCTGGGCATCCCCGGCACCTACGACGAGTTCATCGTGCCGGTGCAGAACATGATCAAGGCGGGCGTGGTGCCGGTCTTCGCCATCGGCAACTTCGGCCCCGGCAGCGCGACCACTGGTAGCCCCGGCAACCTTCCCGACGCCATCGGCGTGGGCGCGGTGGATCAGAACGGGCAGGTCGCCAGCTTCAGCAGCCGCGGGCCGGTCGCGTGGCAGGGCAAGATCAACGGCGTGTTCGTCAAGCCGGACATCGCCGCGCCGGGTGTCGCCATCACCAGCACCTTCCCGAATGGGGGGTACGGCGCGCTCAGCGGCAGCAGTCAGGCCAGCCCCATCGCGGCGGGCGCGGTGGCCCTGCTGCTCAGCGCCAAGCCGGGCACGAGCGTGGACGCGATCAAGAACGCCCTCTTTACCAGCGCCAGCAACGCCGGCAGCAAGAACAACAACGTGGGCTACGGCCTGATCAGCGTGCCCGGCGCGCTGGGCAAGCTGGGGGTGACGACGGGGGGCGGCCAGCCCGCACCGACGCCAGCACCCACGCCGACCCCAGCTCCTACCCCCGCGCCCACGCCTGCCCCGACACCGGTCCCTCAGCCTCAGCCGACGCCCCAGCCCCAGCCCACCCCGCAGCCCGCGCCTGCCCAGCCCACCGGCCCGGCCGGGTACACGCTGTGCGCGGTGGAAGGCGGCACCTGCACCAACGTCGCCAACAAGCAGATGGCCTTCGGGACGGCGGGCAAGTATGTCTTCGGCACCAACGACGCCTCGCCCAACGTGGCCTGCACCGTGCAGGAATGGGGAGGCAACGACCCGGCCAGCGGCGTGCGGAAGGGCTGCTTCGTCAAGAACACGGCGGGGACACCCGCCCCGGCCCCAACGCCCGCACCCACCCCGGCCCCGCAACCGCCCGCCAGCGGCAAGAAACCCACCGTCTTGCTGGTGGACGACGACATGGGCCAGGGCGCGGACGTGACGGGCGCGCTGCGGGACGCCATCAAGGCCAACGCGGCCAGCGGCGGGGCCTTTGTCTGGAACACGCAGACGATGGGCGCGGTGCCGCTGGGCGAGATGCAGAAGGCCGACATCGTGGTCTGGGCGAGCGGTGAGCAGTACCAGAACACCCTCACGGCGGCCGACCAGAACACGCTGCGCCAGTACCTCTCGGGCGGGGGCCGCCTGCTGGTGACCGGGCAGGACATCGGCTACGACCTCGGCACGGGCGACTTCTACCAGAGCGTCCTGAAGACCCGCTTCGTGGCCGACAGCAGCGGCACGCCCAAGTTCGTGACGAGCGGGGCCTTCGGCAACACGGCCTTTACCCTCAACGCCCAGGGCAGCGCCGGGAACCAGTACTACCCCGACGTGCTCGCCGACCTGAACGGCTCGCAGGTGGTCGCCTCCTGGGGCAGCGCCAACGCCAACGCGGGCACCATCACCGCCCAGAGCATCAAGGTGGACCGCAACAAGGGCCGCGCCCAGCAGAAGGTGCAGGACCCGCGCGGTCTGGTCGAGCGCCTGGCCGCCAGCGTGATCGGCTCCATCCTGAACCAGGTGTTCAGCGGGCAGACGCAGACGCAGCGCCCCCGCGTGACGGCCCAGAACGCGGCCGAGAATGCCGGGGCCATCGTGATCAACGACGCGGGCAAGTACCGCACCGTCAACATGGGCTTCGGGATGGAGGGCCTGACGCCGGGCAGCCGCAACCTGCTGATGAAGACGAGCTTCGACTGGCTGATGAGGTAA
- the fba gene encoding class II fructose-1,6-bisphosphate aldolase, whose translation MLVTGNDILIPARAGKYAVGSFNTNNMEITQAIIHTAERLRSPVMVQMSEGAIKYGGQDLADIVIDLAQRASVPVALHLDHGSSYESALRAIKMGFTSVMIDASHHPFEENVHETRRVVEAAHAMGISVEAELGRLGGIEEHVVVDEKDAFLTDPEEAVQFVEQTGTDYLAIAIGTSHGAYKGKGRPFIDHARIKRISELLPIPLVAHGSSGVPAEIVQRFRDAGGEIGDAAGIADEDLQQAAQFGIAKVNVDTDLRLAMTTAVREVLQKTPKEFDPRKIFGPARDLMSQVIEHKLRVLGSVGKA comes from the coding sequence ATGCTCGTCACCGGTAACGACATCCTGATTCCCGCCCGCGCGGGCAAGTACGCCGTCGGCTCGTTCAACACCAACAACATGGAGATCACCCAGGCGATCATCCACACCGCCGAGCGGCTGCGCTCGCCCGTGATGGTGCAGATGAGCGAGGGGGCCATCAAGTACGGCGGGCAGGATCTGGCCGACATCGTGATCGACCTGGCCCAGCGCGCCAGCGTGCCGGTCGCGCTGCACCTCGACCACGGATCCTCCTACGAGTCGGCGCTGCGGGCCATCAAGATGGGCTTTACCTCCGTCATGATCGACGCCTCGCACCACCCCTTCGAGGAAAACGTCCACGAGACGCGCCGGGTGGTCGAGGCCGCGCACGCGATGGGCATCAGCGTGGAGGCCGAACTCGGTCGCCTGGGCGGCATCGAGGAACACGTCGTGGTTGATGAAAAGGACGCCTTCCTGACCGACCCGGAAGAAGCGGTGCAGTTTGTCGAGCAGACCGGCACCGATTACCTCGCCATCGCCATCGGCACCAGCCACGGCGCGTACAAGGGCAAGGGCCGCCCCTTTATCGACCACGCCCGCATCAAGCGCATCAGCGAACTGCTGCCCATCCCGCTGGTCGCCCACGGCTCCAGCGGCGTGCCCGCCGAGATCGTGCAGCGCTTCCGCGACGCGGGCGGCGAGATCGGGGACGCGGCGGGCATCGCCGACGAGGATCTCCAGCAGGCCGCACAGTTCGGCATCGCCAAGGTGAACGTGGACACCGATCTGCGCCTCGCCATGACCACCGCCGTGCGCGAGGTCCTGCAAAAGACCCCCAAGGAATTCGACCCCCGCAAGATCTTCGGCCCCGCCCGTGACCTGATGAGCCAGGTGATCGAGCACAAGCTGCGTGTGCTGGGCAGCGTCGGCAAGGCTTGA
- a CDS encoding CBS domain-containing protein translates to MPTLRDIMTPGPVTVDPMATLKEVATLMLEQDIGSVLVMENDRPTGIITDRDIVIRAVAYGHDFGTPVTDYTTGDVFTMAADTSVEDAAREMAQRQLRRLPVTEEGRVVGMVSLGDLAVRTGGEADEKALQGISQPTNI, encoded by the coding sequence ATGCCTACCCTGCGAGACATCATGACCCCTGGCCCCGTGACCGTGGACCCGATGGCGACCCTCAAGGAAGTCGCCACGCTGATGCTGGAGCAGGACATCGGCTCCGTGCTGGTCATGGAAAACGACCGGCCCACCGGCATCATCACCGACCGCGACATCGTGATCCGGGCGGTTGCCTACGGCCACGACTTCGGCACGCCCGTCACCGACTACACCACCGGCGACGTGTTCACGATGGCCGCCGACACCAGCGTGGAGGACGCCGCCCGCGAGATGGCCCAGCGCCAGTTGCGCCGCCTGCCCGTCACCGAGGAGGGCCGCGTGGTCGGCATGGTCAGCCTGGGCGACCTGGCGGTGAGGACCGGTGGAGAGGCGGACGAAAAGGCGCTTCAGGGGATCAGCCAGCCCACCAACATCTAG
- a CDS encoding DnaJ C-terminal domain-containing protein, whose protein sequence is MAYKDYYDVLGVSRSASDADIKSAYRKLAKQYHPDKNQGDESAADRFKEIGEAYAVLSDPEKRQLYDQYGHAGQVPPGAYPGGAGGGFQGGDFSGFDPSQFSDFFQGLFGMGGRRGGASGFAGAGGAQVSLEDLLGGGIGGAQGRRFVQNVEGELQVTLQEAFSGSDEVINVDGKRLTLRVPAGTRDGARLRVAGQGPGGGDVLLTIRVLEDPRFELDGDDLITAVDVPAPVGALGGSVTVQTLGGSGNLTIPPGSSGGRRMRLRGQGWPKKDGTRGDLYVRLNLTVPKTLSDEEKELYGRLRDLQK, encoded by the coding sequence ATGGCATACAAAGATTATTACGACGTCCTGGGCGTCTCCCGCAGCGCCTCCGACGCCGACATCAAGAGCGCGTACCGCAAGCTCGCCAAGCAGTACCACCCCGACAAGAACCAGGGCGACGAGAGCGCGGCCGACAGGTTCAAGGAAATCGGGGAGGCCTACGCGGTGCTCTCCGACCCCGAAAAGCGCCAACTGTACGACCAGTACGGCCATGCGGGGCAGGTGCCTCCCGGTGCCTATCCCGGTGGGGCGGGCGGCGGCTTTCAGGGCGGGGACTTCTCGGGCTTCGACCCCTCGCAGTTCAGTGACTTCTTCCAGGGCCTTTTCGGCATGGGCGGACGTCGGGGCGGGGCCAGCGGCTTCGCGGGGGCGGGCGGCGCGCAGGTCAGCCTGGAGGACCTGCTGGGCGGCGGCATCGGCGGCGCGCAGGGGCGGCGCTTCGTGCAGAACGTGGAGGGCGAACTCCAGGTGACCTTGCAGGAGGCCTTCAGCGGCTCCGACGAGGTGATCAACGTGGACGGCAAACGCCTGACCCTACGCGTTCCGGCGGGCACCCGCGACGGAGCACGCCTGCGTGTGGCCGGGCAGGGGCCGGGCGGCGGCGACGTGCTGCTCACCATCCGCGTGCTGGAGGACCCCCGCTTCGAACTGGACGGCGACGACCTGATCACGGCGGTGGACGTGCCCGCCCCGGTCGGGGCGCTGGGCGGCAGCGTGACCGTGCAGACCCTGGGTGGCAGCGGCAACCTGACCATTCCGCCCGGCAGCAGCGGGGGCCGCCGCATGCGCCTGCGCGGGCAGGGCTGGCCCAAAAAGGACGGCACCCGCGGCGACCTCTATGTGCGCCTGAACCTGACGGTCCCCAAGACCCTCAGCGATGAGGAAAAGGAACTGTACGGCAGGCTGCGCGACCTGCAGAAGTGA
- the dnaK gene encoding molecular chaperone DnaK, whose translation MPKAVGIDLGTTNSVIAAMEGGRPEVIVNAEGARTTPSVVAYKGDERLVGQIARRQAALNPQATLFEVKRFIGRRWDEVKEEANRAPFKVKEGPGGSVRIEVNGKDLAPEQVSAEVLRKLVSDASAKLGQKITDAVITVPAYFDNSQREATKLAGEIAGLNVLRVINEPTAAALAYGLERKGNETVLVFDLGGGTFDVTILELGEGVFEVKSTAGDTHLGGADFDQRIVNWLAEEFQKEHNFDLRKDPQALQRLIEAAEKAKIELSNASETTISLPFITFDPETRTPLHLERTLTRAKFEELTADLLRRVRQPVERAMSDAKVSASDINEVILVGGSTRMPAVKRIVKEITGKEPNESVNPDEAVALGAAVQAGIIQGDANLGDIVLVDVTPLTLGVEVKGGMVAPMITRNTTVPAKKTEIYTTAENNQPGVEIVVLQGERPMATDNKSLGRFKLEGIPPMPAGRPQIEVTFDIDANGILHVTAKEKTSGKEASIKIENTTTLDKSDVERMVKEAEQNAEADKQRRERVEKRNNLDSLRVQALGQIEESANAPQDAKDRLKAAADAAEEAVRSDNDTQIADAQKRLEEELRTFMTAAQQGGQEGQGGQPQANKQDDDVIDADFKPAE comes from the coding sequence ATGCCGAAAGCCGTCGGAATCGACCTCGGAACCACCAACAGCGTGATCGCCGCCATGGAAGGTGGCCGTCCCGAAGTGATCGTCAACGCGGAGGGCGCGCGCACCACGCCCAGCGTCGTTGCCTACAAGGGCGACGAGCGTCTGGTGGGCCAGATTGCCCGCCGCCAGGCCGCGCTGAACCCGCAGGCCACCCTCTTCGAGGTCAAGCGCTTTATCGGCCGCCGCTGGGACGAGGTGAAGGAAGAAGCGAACCGCGCTCCCTTCAAGGTGAAGGAAGGCCCCGGCGGGTCCGTCCGCATCGAGGTGAACGGCAAGGACCTCGCCCCCGAGCAGGTCAGCGCCGAGGTGCTGCGCAAGCTGGTCAGCGACGCCAGCGCCAAGCTGGGCCAGAAGATCACCGACGCCGTGATCACCGTGCCCGCCTACTTCGACAACTCGCAGCGCGAGGCCACCAAGCTGGCCGGTGAAATCGCGGGCCTGAACGTGCTGCGCGTGATCAACGAACCCACCGCCGCCGCGCTGGCCTACGGCCTGGAGCGCAAGGGCAACGAGACGGTGCTGGTCTTCGACCTGGGTGGCGGCACCTTCGACGTGACCATCCTGGAGCTGGGTGAGGGCGTCTTCGAGGTGAAGTCCACCGCCGGCGACACCCACCTGGGCGGCGCGGACTTCGACCAGCGCATCGTGAACTGGCTGGCCGAGGAGTTCCAGAAGGAACACAACTTCGACCTGCGCAAGGACCCGCAGGCCCTCCAGCGTCTGATCGAGGCCGCCGAGAAGGCCAAGATCGAGCTGAGCAACGCCTCCGAGACCACCATCAGCCTGCCCTTCATCACCTTCGACCCCGAGACGCGCACCCCGCTGCACCTGGAGCGCACCCTGACCCGCGCCAAGTTCGAGGAACTGACCGCCGATCTGCTGCGCCGCGTGCGCCAGCCTGTCGAACGTGCGATGAGTGATGCCAAGGTGAGCGCCAGCGACATCAACGAGGTCATTCTGGTCGGCGGCTCCACCCGCATGCCCGCCGTCAAGCGCATCGTCAAGGAGATCACCGGCAAGGAGCCGAACGAGTCGGTCAACCCCGACGAGGCCGTGGCGCTGGGGGCTGCCGTGCAGGCGGGCATCATCCAGGGCGACGCCAACCTGGGCGATATCGTGCTGGTGGACGTGACGCCGCTGACGCTGGGCGTGGAGGTCAAGGGCGGCATGGTCGCGCCGATGATCACCCGCAACACCACTGTCCCCGCCAAGAAGACCGAGATCTACACCACCGCCGAGAACAACCAGCCCGGCGTGGAGATCGTGGTCCTGCAAGGCGAGCGCCCCATGGCCACCGACAACAAGTCCCTGGGCCGCTTCAAGCTCGAAGGCATCCCGCCGATGCCCGCCGGCCGCCCGCAGATCGAAGTTACCTTCGACATCGACGCCAACGGCATCCTGCACGTGACCGCCAAGGAAAAGACCAGCGGCAAGGAAGCCAGCATCAAGATCGAGAACACCACCACCCTCGACAAGAGCGACGTGGAGCGCATGGTCAAGGAAGCCGAGCAGAACGCCGAGGCCGACAAGCAGCGCCGCGAGCGGGTCGAGAAGCGCAACAACCTCGATAGCCTCCGCGTGCAGGCCCTGGGCCAGATCGAGGAAAGCGCGAATGCGCCCCAGGACGCCAAGGACCGCCTGAAAGCCGCCGCCGACGCCGCCGAGGAAGCCGTGCGCAGCGACAACGACACCCAGATCGCCGACGCCCAGAAGCGGCTGGAGGAAGAACTCCGCACCTTCATGACCGCCGCGCAACAGGGCGGCCAGGAGGGGCAGGGCGGACAGCCCCAGGCCAACAAGCAGGACGACGACGTGATTGACGCGGACTTCAAGCCCGCCGAGTAA
- a CDS encoding carboxylesterase/lipase family protein, whose translation MTRTLSLLTAALLSVAAAQDTTAPAPALPPTTQAVPAAAPGVPVRTQVAQGTLVGREANGVRVWQGIPYAAAPVGERRWRAPQPAPLWVGERDASQPGSVCVQPRGALDGSAGGLRGSEDCLFLNVSAPANANRAPVMVWIHGGSFRSGAGSDYDGRLLARERGVVVVTLNYRLGALGFLAAPGLLEGRTDGNYGLLDQQAALRWVRANAAAFGGDPQNVTVFGESAGGMSICDQLASPGAAGLFDKAILQSGPCTPNINTGALADALRTGAAYARDLGCPDGSAACLRAVPAEQLLRTPVPGRRAPGSVALPPVYGDDVLPRSPQEAFRSGQINHVPLMIGSNLDEGTLFTASIGGARDIPAWQYWALVALLERWNAPRILANYATRDYPTVGLTAAAIVTDGLFACPVNDMARTLARVTPVYAYEFRDRNAPTKLKPTASVPNYGAYHASELISVFGTPLTGLADPAQFTPAQADLARTMRAYWTNFARTGSPNGTDLPIWRPLDPTRGNVLTFQPGSVTESTAFRQEHRCDLWDR comes from the coding sequence ATGACCCGCACGCTCAGCCTGCTGACTGCCGCCCTGCTCTCTGTGGCTGCTGCCCAGGACACCACCGCTCCGGCCCCCGCCCTGCCGCCCACCACCCAGGCGGTGCCCGCCGCGGCTCCTGGCGTCCCCGTCCGCACCCAGGTGGCCCAGGGGACGCTGGTGGGGCGCGAGGCGAACGGCGTGCGGGTGTGGCAGGGGATTCCCTACGCGGCGGCCCCGGTGGGCGAGCGGCGCTGGCGGGCACCGCAACCGGCCCCGCTGTGGGTGGGCGAGCGCGACGCCTCGCAGCCGGGGAGCGTGTGTGTGCAGCCGCGCGGCGCGCTGGACGGCAGCGCAGGCGGACTCCGCGGGTCGGAGGACTGCCTCTTTCTGAACGTGTCCGCCCCCGCGAACGCCAACCGCGCCCCCGTGATGGTCTGGATCCACGGCGGCTCCTTCCGCAGCGGGGCGGGCAGCGACTACGACGGGCGGCTGCTGGCCCGCGAGCGCGGCGTGGTGGTGGTGACCCTCAACTACCGCCTGGGGGCGCTGGGCTTCCTGGCCGCACCGGGGCTGCTGGAGGGCCGCACCGACGGGAACTACGGCCTGCTCGACCAGCAGGCGGCGCTGCGCTGGGTCCGGGCCAATGCCGCGGCCTTCGGGGGGGACCCCCAGAACGTCACCGTGTTCGGGGAGTCGGCGGGCGGCATGAGCATCTGCGACCAGCTCGCCTCGCCGGGCGCGGCGGGCCTGTTTGATAAGGCGATTCTCCAGAGCGGTCCCTGCACGCCGAATATCAACACGGGGGCCCTCGCGGACGCGCTGAGGACCGGGGCGGCCTACGCCCGTGACCTGGGCTGCCCGGACGGGAGCGCCGCCTGCCTGCGGGCCGTGCCTGCCGAGCAGCTCCTCAGGACGCCTGTTCCCGGCCGCCGTGCCCCCGGCTCGGTCGCCCTGCCACCCGTCTACGGGGATGACGTGCTGCCCCGCTCGCCGCAGGAGGCCTTCCGGAGCGGGCAGATCAACCACGTGCCCCTCATGATCGGCAGCAACCTGGACGAGGGGACACTGTTTACCGCCTCTATCGGGGGCGCTCGGGACATCCCGGCGTGGCAGTACTGGGCGCTGGTGGCCCTGCTGGAACGCTGGAACGCACCGCGCATCCTCGCCAACTACGCCACCCGCGACTATCCGACAGTAGGCCTGACGGCCGCCGCCATCGTCACCGACGGCCTGTTCGCCTGCCCGGTCAACGACATGGCCCGCACCCTGGCCCGCGTGACGCCCGTCTACGCCTACGAGTTCCGCGACCGGAACGCCCCGACCAAGCTCAAACCCACCGCCAGCGTTCCGAACTACGGCGCATACCACGCCTCCGAGCTTATCAGCGTGTTCGGCACGCCCCTGACGGGCCTGGCCGACCCCGCACAGTTCACGCCCGCGCAGGCCGACCTCGCCCGCACGATGCGCGCCTACTGGACCAACTTCGCCCGCACGGGCAGCCCCAACGGCACGGACCTGCCCATCTGGCGGCCCCTGGACCCCACGCGCGGCAACGTCCTGACCTTCCAGCCCGGCAGCGTGACCGAGAGCACCGCTTTCCGCCAGGAACATCGCTGCGACCTCTGGGACCGCTGA
- a CDS encoding nucleotide exchange factor GrpE encodes MTQDDQKKNQNEQATQDSHDARGEQTTPASADGQDADDADFQMPEGFPGMDENMFGQVQEMMARLERAGELEQENADLKGKLGRLASDFENYRRRTQEDVEAAQNQGVAKAAERLMPVYDDLDRALGMGSSDPAKLLPGVQAVQSKVLGIFSGLGLEATGQEGEHFDPRWHEAIQVVPGDQDDVIVQVYQLGFRMGDRLVRPARVVVSRKQ; translated from the coding sequence ATGACGCAAGACGATCAGAAGAAGAACCAGAACGAGCAGGCCACCCAGGACAGCCACGACGCCCGCGGCGAGCAGACGACCCCGGCCAGCGCCGATGGGCAGGACGCGGACGACGCCGACTTCCAGATGCCGGAGGGTTTCCCCGGCATGGACGAGAACATGTTCGGCCAGGTCCAGGAGATGATGGCGCGGCTGGAACGCGCGGGTGAGCTGGAGCAGGAAAATGCCGACCTGAAGGGCAAGCTGGGCCGCCTCGCCTCCGACTTCGAGAACTACCGCCGCCGCACCCAGGAGGACGTGGAAGCCGCCCAGAATCAGGGCGTCGCCAAGGCCGCCGAGCGTCTGATGCCCGTGTACGACGACCTCGACCGCGCGTTGGGCATGGGCAGCAGCGATCCGGCCAAGCTGCTTCCGGGCGTGCAGGCCGTGCAGAGCAAGGTGCTGGGGATTTTCTCGGGGCTGGGCCTGGAAGCCACCGGCCAGGAGGGCGAACACTTCGACCCCCGCTGGCACGAGGCGATCCAGGTGGTGCCCGGTGACCAGGACGACGTAATTGTGCAGGTCTACCAGCTCGGCTTTCGCATGGGCGACCGCCTGGTGCGGCCCGCACGCGTGGTGGTGAGCAGGAAGCAGTAA